tacTTCACGTTGAGCAGCAACATAGATACCTAAAGGTGTGCTTTCCCAGTTAACgtcatttaaaaatttatttacttCGGATTTATCGTTTGGACTGAAATCAACatcaattcttttgttttgaatatattggCTGTTTTGCGTTAGCTTCTCTACGACAATAGATAACTGTTTGTTAAAACGAACGTTTTGTGAGTTTTTGATATAACGACGTAAAGCAATTATTACAGGAGTTGTTAATTCAGGGAATGCAACACTTTTACAATACAAGGCAAAGTATTCCCCTAATAAATCGAGGAATTGTTCAGCTACTCCTTCTTGGTAAACTTTTGTACCTAAGTAATTTTGTGAGCACTTAATATTATGGTCAAAGTCAAAAGCTTCTAAATtctcctttttttttggaacCTTAGTGAAGGCTGTGGAGGATAGGATTTCAGATAAGATAGGGTAGATAGGAATGAAAACACCGGTGTTTTGAGATAGCCTAATCAATGATCTGACTAAGTAGAATCTTAATGGGAAAAATTGTGGAGTTGGAATCAATCTTGCTGCACCAATAGTGACCTGAACTAATGGGTAGATCAGTTCTCTTAATGGAGATTCATGACCTTGTTCCTTCTCTGGGTTACAGGAGAAAGATAAAACACGAGACCAGAAATCCAAGGAATGGCAGAATTGCCAGTTATAAATGATCTTGTAAGCCTCTTGTGGGTTAGTTttaccattatttttgGTGGTAGCGTTCATGGTATTTCTTAAATGTATAGCTAATTGTCTAATGTATTCGAAGCCAACTTGGTAGCCTAAGTTCTCATCGATACCGAACAATTCAGCTGCGGAATTCTTCTGGAAGTTGATTAAAGGCATAGAACGAATATTTGTTTTACGACAACTTTTAATGAATGTGGAGTAAGTAGTCTTTAAAACCACTTCCAATAATGACtttttaaattctttaCAGGCATTGTGTAAGAATGCAAAGGTTGCAATTTGAGTTTCCACTTCTCTAGTGGTAGCCCAAACATTAACAATAGCTTTGACAATTTCCTTTAAAATTCTTCTGTAAGAAATAATGTAAGGTAATAACTGATCGACAGAATGTAAAACCAGAGCACCCGTTTCGGTATTTGTGATATCATttaataatactaatagGGATGCAGCATGTGATTTGATAATGGCGGAAAGTTTAGAAACGTTATTATTAGAAGGCAATGTTCTGGAACCTTTAGTGTTTTTGTATGGGGCAATTTTTTGCACAGCTTGGGGTAAGTCCTTTAGACTAACTAGCATTAGGTCATGGAAAGCCCTTTCATCTGTGACTGTGTATTTGTATTCTTCGATGTTGCCTTCTCTATTTAAATTGACAGCGACTTTGAAGGCACTTACAATATTTCTTATCAACTTCAAGTTTGGAGATGCATGAAGTTCCTTTTTCCAGCCCTTAACCAATTTTAAAGTAATTTCGATCTTGTCATCTTCAGCAGCTTCCATCTTGTCTTCGTTATCATCTTCAggttcatcatcatcattaacaCCATCTAAAGGATTACTTGGTGCGAAATCCAATAAATCTTTGtcattttccttcaaatatttgtaaaACTCAGGGTCATTTTCGGATAATGCAGCCATACTGGTAGCCATGTCTTCCTCTTCAGAAGAGGAATCTACATCACTTTCACTGTCAGCATCTTTCTTGgattttttggattttttaCTCTTTGGAACGTCAATACCTTTACCAAAAAACTCTTCCACAGATAAATCCTTGAACACTTCCTCCTTTGAGGCCTTCTTTAACTTCTGTTCCTCCTTAGTTAACGCAagctttctcttttcttcttcactcTTGTTACCACGACGGCCTTTAATTTTGTCGTTGTGAAccttttccttctttctttggtCCAGAGTATGCTTCAAATGCTTGGATTGAAACTTCTTAGTAGCTTTAGAAACCTTACCCATCTTGACTGTCGAGGGTTCTTACACTAAACTGATAAAATGAGATGAGATTTAACTATGGTCTTCGAGTGATGATACTCATAAAATAAAGCTCATCgcattttgaaaaatttcagagaaaaattttcaatgtcGTTTCACGCGATCTAACAGAACCAGGATTCATACGGCTAAACCATATTATTGACAAATCGACTAGGATAAGCATTAAGCTCGGGACAGTCCCTGGCTTTCGATGGGCAGAGACGGTGATTGATGTGGATGGTTAGGCCGAGCTGCTTACTGGTGGCAAGACGAATCGCTGGCTATTCAAGATGTCTGAGTTGTAATGCATGCGGAGTTGATTTGCAGAAGCAAGACCCTACTGGTAAAGGTTACTACATTCAGCCGAGCAAACACGAAACAAACTTTCAGAAGGAAATTGAGGCTGTCAAATATATGCTATTTAGCCAAGATATTCAGGTTTTGAAAGATGCGGGAAAGACCCAGTCGCAAAAGGAAGAACATTCACTGATCTGTAAGAGGTGTAACGATGCGTTGCATCATAATAAGTACGATTTGCGAGACTTTCCTCGAACTTCTATTCCACAGTTATATGAAAGCATCCCATTAGGTGGTAAGCTTCTGCATGTCGTTCCGTTTTCTGAATTTCCATTGGGGTTATCAAAGAAAGTTCTCACTGATAGAAAGCACGATGCATCGTTGCTACTAACGAAAAGTGATCAAGTGCTGTCCAGTAAGGGGACGCTGTCGAAATATGTTCCTCAATTTTTGCAAGATTTTATGAAGTATCAAATGGGATTAACGACAAATAAAACAATTGCTATGTCATCTCTAAGAAATTGGAATATTGAACTTCTAAATGCATCTTTACGGAAAATgacatttttatttggtTGTGCAAATGCTGGCAAATCGACATTAATCAACACTTTGAGCAAAAAATATACGGGCCATAAAGTCAACTTCCACAAACAAGGAAACTTGCTGGCGATTGATGAGGATGTTAAAAATTCAACTAAATCTCAAATGGCAGGCGTATCCCACATCCCCAATATGACGAGAGCTCTACAGGGATATCAAATACAAGATAAAGTCATATTTGATTTACCAGGTTACACCGAAGACATGGATGCCGCATATTTAGAACAAATAGTACGTAAGGATTGGATAAAAAGAGTGAGAGATACCGCTTTGTTCAAACATGAGAGActcaagaagaaaaattacgTCACATTGAAAGGTACTGAGCAAGGTTCATGTTATACGTTAGGTGgattatttttcattgttCCTCCAAAGGGAActataaatcaaattgtGAACTATATTCCTGGTGAATATTCCATTTATAGGAACATAGATAAAGCGTTAGAAgtgttcaaaaattgtaatgCTAATTCAAACCATGCATTGGATAAGTACTGCGGTATATTATCTTCCACCTGCACTAAAGAAGCATACATTCGTCACATAATACCTCCTTTTAGAGGAAGTATAGAAATTGTCTTCAAAGATATCGGTTATGTGCTCCTTAGAACCACCGGCAAATTCGACTTCATGGGATTTCACGAAGTATGGGCACCCAGAGGAATCAAAGTAATAATCAGAGAGCCATTGGAAAAGACCATTCGAGCATCAAGTGAACTATATATTCAATCGAAGGGAGTCCAGCCAGCATGTCCTACTGATAGAATGTTTTTCAGTTCAACGTACGAAATACCATTCGGCGAAACTGATATTCTATCTAAGATGAAAGAAATGTATTTGGAAAGGACAAGGggcaagaaaaattgtGTTGAGATTGGAAATGAAGATCCATTTATTATAATTGAAAGGTACAAGGCTAATACTTTGACAAACCCGTTTTGGTACTATAATTTTTGACTAGAGAAAGAAGTTAATATATTCTACATGTAAATAAACGAATAGAGCGTTTCTAAAAAGAATGAGatgcaaaaaaaagcataatttgaaaatatagCAATATACAATATAAAATTAGACTGTTTATAATTATTCTATCTACAAAGGGGAAACagcattaaaaaaaatggtgtTGGGAACAAGTACTATTATACAATGTGAATTGGAACTGAAAAAGAGAAcaattttggaagaaatattaaaaaaaatgaatattaaaTGGTCCTTCaatggaaagaaaaaaaaaagatttccATTTAATTGATGCTTTCAAAGTTGTTTCCTTTTTTCTGTCTTGCTCTATAAGATTACCttaatataataaaaaagtagcaaatgataaaaaaattaatccTGTAATCGAAAGAAAATGAGAGAATAACGACAAATAAACAGCGTTAAAAAAGATGAGTTGATGGCATTAGTGATAGaaaggagaaaaaaaagcacTCAAgatttttgtaatattaaTCTTGAATGTTAAATTACCACCATGAACTAGAAGAACTGTTACCCCAGCCGTTGTTTGTTGATCTACTAGATCCTGCGGAAGCGGAAGAACCCCAGttagaagatgatttgGCACTGTTAGATCTTGAGAAACCTCTGGAGTTGTCTCTACTTCTTGAGAAACCACCACCTTGCTTACGGTAATCTCTGTTACTGTTGTTACGGCTACCAAAACCGCTTCTACCACCTCTACCTCTGCCACTGTCTCTTACAGCGTCATGTAAGAATTGTGGGACCTCTTGGTTAGCttcttccaaaatttcGACTAAACCTCTGACGACGTTAGAGTTATCTCCGTTAAAGAAAGCAGTAGCGACACCAGTGTTACCAGCACGACCAGTTCTACCAATTCTGTGGACATAGTCATCGATATCACTTGGTAAGTCGAAGTTGATGACGTGAGTGACGTTAGGGATATCTAAACCTCTAGCAGCGACGGCGGTGGCGACCAACAAGTTGGCAGCACCAGATCTGAAAGCAGCTAATGCTCTTTCACGTTCACTTTGTGTACGGTCACCGTGAATAGCGGTAGCTCTAAAATTTTGCATGATTAAGAAATCAGTCAATTGATCAGCTAATCTCTTGGTCTCGACGAATATTAAAGTTAAACCTTCGTCAGAAGCGGCTaataaatctaataaagCGGATTTCTTGTCTTCATCTTCGACATAGAGGACTCTTTGGGTAATATTTTCTGATGTGGAACCGACTCTACCGACAGATAAGAAGATGTAGTCTGATAAGAAATCACGAGCTAAATGTTGAATATCTGCTGGGAAAGTGGCGGAGAACATAAGAGTTTGTCTTTCCCCTACTGGGGTCATGTCACAACCTTCAACAATATGTCTAATTTGTGGTTCGAAACCCATATCTAACATTCTATCGGCTTCATCCAAGACTAAGTACTTGACGTTAGCTAGAGAAATTTTACCACGTTCTAATAAGTCACTTAAACGACCTGGGGTGGCGACTAAAAGATCACAACCGCGATCCATTTCACGCATTTGATTAGCAATTGGAGCACCACCGTAAACGACACAAGGCTTAACCCAGGATCTATAAGTGAATTTCTTTGCTTCATCAAAGATTTGAGAGACTAATTCTCTTGTTGGCGCCATGATAACAGCTGTTGGGTATGCTTTTCTTTGGTAGTGACTACCAGAATTTTCAGGAAGTGGTGTTGGACCATTCTTGAAAGATTCAGAAAGAACAGGGAACAAGAAACCACCAGTCTTACCAGAACCAGTTTGGGCACAAGCCATTAAATCTCTACCGTTGGCAACGATTGGAACGGAGTATTTTTGTACTGGAGTTGGTTTAGTGAAACGAGCTAATTTAATGTTTTCTAGTAATAAACCTTCTAAAGTTGGAGCAGTGAATTCTGTGATAGCTTCTGGGACGTCAGTACCAGATGCATCGATTGGAATATCATCATAATTATCGAAATTGATACCAGAGGATTGGAAACTTGGATCTTCAGGTGTACCGAATAATTGTAACTCGACTCTTTCGTTTCTAGCACCTGGGACATGTTTACCATCGACCCATCTACCATCAAAATTACTTCTTTGTTGACGGTAACCTccattgttattattgtagttattatattttcctCTGTTGTTGAAACCACCTCTGCTTCTGTTGAAGCCAAAAAAGCCACCTTCATTGCTGCCGgtgttattattattgttgttgtttctTCTCGGTCTTGAACCATTTCTTAAATGAGGTGGGACGTAACcaccattttcatcaatattcaaGTTGTTGAATTGTTGGGTAACTTCAGCCATAATTTACTTGGATGTATAAGTAACTTATTCTAAATAGTAGCGATGGAAAGAACTACATGCTATATCCATTCCAGATTATCTActttcttatataagaggtatcatcttcattcGCCCAAAAAGGAAAGCGcaataagaagaaaaaattgctttTCTGCGGCGATTCTCTGCAAATTCTCTGTTTTgtgaaatttcttttttcactgctcgagaaatttttgaaaaatttttctttttttttttttgcttttttggcggaaaatttttatggaaaaattcatcttccGAACGGGTAaccttcttttttctttcttttttaatttttatttttccaGAAGCCGGGTATGTTTGATGTGTTCTCAGTATGGTGTTGGGGTGTCAGGCCTTGCTGGTCGGCTCTTCTTTAGGGTTGGCTATTTTCCGACCTTCCAGTTTGAGCGTCCTGCATAATAATGCATAGTTAGGGTAcaggaagaaaaaaaaccCGGGCCTTATGTAATTGTTCCGTAAAAATAATTGTGTCTATACgtataataaatataaatgtgTCTAATAAAGGACACCTTTCGTAGAGGGCATTTCGTTTTGAGCATCATATGAAAGTGCCGTTTTCAACGCTAATGCTAGAGCTTTAAATGCGCTCTCGCTGATGTGATGGTCGTTATCACCTCTTATTGAGTCCACGTGCAAAGTGAAGTTACCAGCTTGTGCAAAACTATTGAGAAAATGTGGGATCATCTCAGTAGTTAAATTACCGATTCTGTCAGTCTTGAAAGGTAGATTCACTACAGAGCAAGGACGGTTCGATAAATCTACAACAACACGAGATAATGCTTCGTCCAATGGTGCATAACTGTATCCGAATCTCTTTACATTCTTTTGATTCGTCATATGTGCCTGTTTGAATGCCTCTCCGAGTGCTATGCCCACATCTTCTACCGTGTGATGATCATCAATGTATAAATCACCTTGACATTCTAAGAAAATAGACCAATTTGCGTGTTTTGTGAGGGCATGGATCATGTGATCGAGAAACCCAACACCTGTGTTGATATATATCGACTGTGAATTTGTCGTTTGTTTTGTCGCATGTTTTGAAGCGTTTTCGTCAATAATAGATGGTAAAGGGTCTAATTTACCACCATCCAACgacaaagaaatttgaatcttgGTTTCGTTTGTATTTCTGACAATCTTAGATTGACGCATACTACTTATCTT
The genomic region above belongs to Kazachstania africana CBS 2517 chromosome 7, complete genome and contains:
- the NOC2 gene encoding mRNA-binding ribosome synthesis protein NOC2 (similar to Saccharomyces cerevisiae NOC2 (YOR206W); ancestral locus Anc_8.617); amino-acid sequence: MGKVSKATKKFQSKHLKHTLDQRKKEKVHNDKIKGRRGNKSEEEKRKLALTKEEQKLKKASKEEVFKDLSVEEFFGKGIDVPKSKKSKKSKKDADSESDVDSSSEEEDMATSMAALSENDPEFYKYLKENDKDLLDFAPSNPLDGVNDDDEPEDDNEDKMEAAEDDKIEITLKLVKGWKKELHASPNLKLIRNIVSAFKVAVNLNREGNIEEYKYTVTDERAFHDLMLVSLKDLPQAVQKIAPYKNTKGSRTLPSNNNVSKLSAIIKSHAASLLVLLNDITNTETGALVLHSVDQLLPYIISYRRILKEIVKAIVNVWATTREVETQIATFAFLHNACKEFKKSLLEVVLKTTYSTFIKSCRKTNIRSMPLINFQKNSAAELFGIDENLGYQVGFEYIRQLAIHLRNTMNATTKNNGKTNPQEAYKIIYNWQFCHSLDFWSRVLSFSCNPEKEQGHESPLRELIYPLVQVTIGAARLIPTPQFFPLRFYLVRSLIRLSQNTGVFIPIYPILSEILSSTAFTKVPKKKENLEAFDFDHNIKCSQNYLGTKVYQEGVAEQFLDLLGEYFALYCKSVAFPELTTPVIIALRRYIKNSQNVRFNKQLSIVVEKLTQNSQYIQNKRIDVDFSPNDKSEVNKFLNDVNWESTPLGIYVAAQREVREEKARLVRESLEEEDKEKEKLRNMGEEDLEMSD
- the GEP3 gene encoding Gep3p (similar to Saccharomyces cerevisiae YOR205C; ancestral locus Anc_8.616), with translation MWMVRPSCLLVARRIAGYSRCLSCNACGVDLQKQDPTGKGYYIQPSKHETNFQKEIEAVKYMLFSQDIQVLKDAGKTQSQKEEHSLICKRCNDALHHNKYDLRDFPRTSIPQLYESIPLGGKLLHVVPFSEFPLGLSKKVLTDRKHDASLLLTKSDQVLSSKGTLSKYVPQFLQDFMKYQMGLTTNKTIAMSSLRNWNIELLNASLRKMTFLFGCANAGKSTLINTLSKKYTGHKVNFHKQGNLLAIDEDVKNSTKSQMAGVSHIPNMTRALQGYQIQDKVIFDLPGYTEDMDAAYLEQIVRKDWIKRVRDTALFKHERLKKKNYVTLKGTEQGSCYTLGGLFFIVPPKGTINQIVNYIPGEYSIYRNIDKALEVFKNCNANSNHALDKYCGILSSTCTKEAYIRHIIPPFRGSIEIVFKDIGYVLLRTTGKFDFMGFHEVWAPRGIKVIIREPLEKTIRASSELYIQSKGVQPACPTDRMFFSSTYEIPFGETDILSKMKEMYLERTRGKKNCVEIGNEDPFIIIERYKANTLTNPFWYYNF
- the DED1 gene encoding DEAD-box ATP-dependent RNA helicase DED1 (similar to Saccharomyces cerevisiae DED1 (YOR204W) and DBP1 (YPL119C); ancestral locus Anc_8.614): MAEVTQQFNNLNIDENGGYVPPHLRNGSRPRRNNNNNNNTGSNEGGFFGFNRSRGGFNNRGKYNNYNNNNGGYRQQRSNFDGRWVDGKHVPGARNERVELQLFGTPEDPSFQSSGINFDNYDDIPIDASGTDVPEAITEFTAPTLEGLLLENIKLARFTKPTPVQKYSVPIVANGRDLMACAQTGSGKTGGFLFPVLSESFKNGPTPLPENSGSHYQRKAYPTAVIMAPTRELVSQIFDEAKKFTYRSWVKPCVVYGGAPIANQMREMDRGCDLLVATPGRLSDLLERGKISLANVKYLVLDEADRMLDMGFEPQIRHIVEGCDMTPVGERQTLMFSATFPADIQHLARDFLSDYIFLSVGRVGSTSENITQRVLYVEDEDKKSALLDLLAASDEGLTLIFVETKRLADQLTDFLIMQNFRATAIHGDRTQSERERALAAFRSGAANLLVATAVAARGLDIPNVTHVINFDLPSDIDDYVHRIGRTGRAGNTGVATAFFNGDNSNVVRGLVEILEEANQEVPQFLHDAVRDSGRGRGGRSGFGSRNNSNRDYRKQGGGFSRSRDNSRGFSRSNSAKSSSNWGSSASAGSSRSTNNGWGNSSSSSWW
- the HIS3 gene encoding imidazoleglycerol-phosphate dehydratase HIS3 (similar to Saccharomyces cerevisiae HIS3 (YOR202W); ancestral locus Anc_8.612) produces the protein MRQSKIVRNTNETKIQISLSLDGGKLDPLPSIIDENASKHATKQTTNSQSIYINTGVGFLDHMIHALTKHANWSIFLECQGDLYIDDHHTVEDVGIALGEAFKQAHMTNQKNVKRFGYSYAPLDEALSRVVVDLSNRPCSVVNLPFKTDRIGNLTTEMIPHFLNSFAQAGNFTLHVDSIRGDNDHHISESAFKALALALKTALSYDAQNEMPSTKGVLY